Proteins encoded together in one Pontiella desulfatans window:
- a CDS encoding sulfatase family protein: protein MDRRKNIVFLHVDQLTANVLSAYGETGANRPATFTRTPGLDHIASRGRTFINSYCAGPQCVPSRSSWYTSRTVAETGVLRNQYVMGTEFPNLGSWLRDKADYLPVYAGKWHVSRIRVEDGFELLDKGSGHGEANDAGVGRSAMAFLNNYSGEKPFFLNVGLLNPHDCCFFSPTYGKYGLSDRGASGDLSIESPPLPKNFNGAESKWLKDWTEADWRYYLYQYSRQTEMIDTITKRIWDTLRASKFADNTLFIFSADHGEGAANKGRVSKGYLDDNTMRVPLICEGPGIANPGTVDRSHLVSGIDIGATVCEIAGCAPMPGVSVARSFLPLLAGEQEPWRDYVVCESGKGGFGASVISERYQCNFRHDGQWEVFDRINDPFQINNLAATDAGRQAKEKHLEYLRDYLGKITVCLNGGQVTPKYADTADASMANFQTMLKMYDAISRGEALYV from the coding sequence ATGGATAGAAGAAAAAACATTGTGTTTCTGCATGTTGACCAGTTGACGGCCAATGTGCTCAGCGCCTATGGCGAAACGGGGGCCAACCGGCCCGCAACGTTTACCCGCACGCCGGGGCTGGATCATATTGCGTCGAGGGGACGCACTTTCATTAACAGCTACTGCGCCGGCCCACAGTGTGTGCCGTCGCGTTCCAGCTGGTATACCTCGCGCACGGTCGCGGAGACGGGCGTGTTGCGCAACCAGTATGTGATGGGAACGGAGTTTCCAAACCTTGGAAGCTGGCTGCGCGACAAGGCGGACTACCTGCCGGTCTATGCCGGTAAGTGGCACGTCAGCCGGATCAGGGTGGAAGATGGGTTTGAACTGCTGGACAAAGGTTCGGGGCACGGGGAGGCGAACGATGCCGGCGTCGGGCGCAGCGCCATGGCTTTCCTGAATAACTATAGCGGGGAAAAGCCGTTCTTCCTGAATGTCGGCCTGCTCAATCCACACGATTGCTGCTTTTTTTCTCCAACCTACGGAAAGTACGGGTTGAGCGACCGCGGGGCTTCGGGCGACCTGTCCATCGAATCGCCCCCGCTACCTAAAAATTTCAATGGCGCGGAAAGCAAGTGGCTCAAGGATTGGACCGAGGCCGACTGGCGCTATTATCTCTACCAATACTCGCGGCAGACGGAGATGATCGACACCATTACCAAGCGCATCTGGGACACGCTGCGCGCATCCAAATTTGCCGATAATACGCTCTTTATCTTCAGCGCAGATCACGGGGAAGGGGCCGCCAACAAGGGGCGGGTGTCGAAGGGGTATCTCGACGACAACACCATGCGTGTGCCGCTGATCTGCGAAGGGCCGGGGATTGCGAATCCCGGAACGGTGGATCGCTCCCATCTGGTGAGTGGCATCGACATCGGGGCGACGGTTTGCGAGATCGCTGGATGCGCTCCGATGCCGGGCGTGTCGGTTGCGCGCAGTTTCCTGCCGCTGCTGGCCGGGGAGCAGGAGCCGTGGCGCGACTATGTGGTCTGCGAATCCGGCAAGGGCGGGTTCGGTGCGTCGGTGATCAGTGAGCGCTATCAATGCAACTTCCGCCACGACGGACAATGGGAGGTTTTTGATCGGATAAATGATCCGTTCCAGATCAACAATCTCGCTGCCACCGATGCCGGCAGGCAGGCGAAGGAAAAGCATCTGGAATACCTGCGCGATTATCTCGGAAAAATCACCGTCTGCCTCAACGGTGGACAGGTGACGCCCAAATATGCCGATACAGCCGACGCGTCTATGGCGAATTTCCAGACGATGTTGAAGATGTATGATGCGATCAGCAGAGGGGAGGCGCTTTATGTTTAA
- a CDS encoding FAD-dependent oxidoreductase yields the protein MKNIGRRTVMQVSAAGVALAATAKAKQSGMVPVKQKPVTGSVSNEVDVLVVGGGTAGVVAAIQAARAGAQTMIVERGTQLGGTMTTGGVAWPGIFDAWGKQVIGGIGWELVKESVELDAGEMPDFSVYEKPHWKNQVQINQYLYALLAEEKCEMAGVKIAYYEFPINVTKTAGGWTVDCAGFGTQRTVKCRQLIDCTGGAEVVGLAGGTRLREEETQPGSFLYKMGKPHEPGRGQCQRIYVHDADSTNSQTVTEANLAGRKGVLKKLRQNLKKHKGLQMMHLQPETSFRESYRIQGEAFITEADFVSGKMYEESICNSFYPIDLHTGGKLVGKKLKPGIVPTVPLGALIPAGMKNIMVAGRCVSSDRLANSALRVQASCMAMGQAAGAAAALAVEKQTSPGAVPLDDLKALLKTHGAILAGESI from the coding sequence GTGAAAAACATTGGACGACGTACAGTTATGCAGGTGTCAGCGGCGGGAGTTGCGCTGGCAGCGACCGCAAAAGCAAAACAGTCCGGCATGGTTCCTGTTAAACAGAAGCCCGTAACCGGTTCGGTCAGCAATGAAGTGGATGTGCTGGTGGTTGGCGGCGGAACCGCCGGTGTGGTTGCAGCGATTCAGGCGGCGCGCGCGGGCGCACAGACGATGATTGTCGAGCGCGGCACCCAGTTGGGCGGAACGATGACCACCGGGGGGGTGGCATGGCCGGGGATTTTTGACGCATGGGGTAAACAGGTGATCGGCGGCATCGGCTGGGAACTGGTAAAAGAGAGCGTCGAACTCGACGCCGGCGAAATGCCCGACTTTTCAGTTTATGAGAAACCCCACTGGAAAAATCAGGTTCAAATCAATCAGTACCTCTATGCGCTGCTGGCCGAGGAAAAGTGTGAAATGGCCGGCGTTAAAATTGCCTATTACGAATTCCCGATAAACGTGACGAAAACGGCCGGGGGCTGGACGGTGGACTGTGCCGGATTCGGAACGCAGCGCACGGTAAAATGCAGGCAGCTTATTGACTGCACCGGCGGAGCCGAAGTGGTCGGCCTGGCCGGCGGAACACGTCTGCGCGAAGAGGAGACTCAACCCGGATCGTTTCTATATAAGATGGGTAAGCCGCATGAGCCCGGCAGAGGGCAATGCCAACGTATTTATGTTCATGATGCCGACTCGACCAATTCCCAGACGGTCACGGAGGCGAACCTCGCTGGAAGAAAAGGCGTTCTCAAGAAGTTGCGCCAGAATCTTAAAAAACATAAGGGGCTGCAAATGATGCACCTGCAGCCCGAAACCTCGTTCCGTGAGAGTTATCGGATTCAGGGCGAAGCATTTATTACCGAGGCGGACTTCGTATCCGGGAAAATGTATGAGGAGTCGATCTGCAATTCCTTTTATCCCATTGATCTCCATACCGGAGGAAAGTTGGTGGGCAAAAAACTGAAGCCCGGCATCGTGCCGACCGTTCCGTTGGGTGCGTTGATTCCGGCGGGCATGAAAAACATTATGGTGGCAGGCCGTTGTGTGTCGAGTGACCGCCTGGCGAACTCGGCGTTACGTGTTCAGGCTTCCTGCATGGCCATGGGGCAGGCGGCGGGTGCTGCCGCCGCGCTGGCGGTTGAAAAGCAGACCTCGCCGGGTGCCGTTCCGCTAGATGATCTCAAAGCCTTGCTGAAAACCCACGGTGCCATTTTGGCGGGCGAGTCGATCTGA
- a CDS encoding sulfatase family protein: protein MKYLNKKWATAWVATFLMSTAFGASRSPNVVLILADDLGYGDLGCYGATRIKTPNIDRIAKTGMRFTDAYAPGAICSPSRYAIMTGRYDWRTGEKCGVINWDAPYHLEPGRPTLGTLFQNSGYRTGYFGKWHLGFGMRHTVDWDKPLMPGPLEAGFDSFYGLPANHENVPYIYVEGHAVVDRIPGEKVRLEGTHPKWETRGVSPLRDKFECGPRVADKAVEFIESVPEGQPFFLYYSSVEPHIPITPSDPFKGSSECGPYGDFIQQLDHHVGRILSALEAKGVMDNTIILFTSDNGGLYVGESGTLPHAEAARKGHRINGELRGRKHVIYEGGVRVPLIASWAGNIPAGTESAQVVSGVDIIATLGEIIGYPFGHREYIEDSFSIAPVLLGNQPIDEPVRPPVVSTSAIGTFMIRDGEYKVIEERALIPQLMEHVKRHYDGWGGENSKQVYKLSKDITEEQNIFVERQDVYDRLTAYLNRLRRDGSSKGFDPADYPK, encoded by the coding sequence ATGAAGTATTTGAACAAAAAATGGGCAACCGCCTGGGTTGCAACCTTTCTGATGAGCACGGCTTTTGGTGCGTCACGTTCGCCTAACGTGGTTTTAATTTTGGCGGATGATCTGGGCTACGGGGATTTGGGCTGTTACGGCGCGACCAGAATCAAGACGCCGAACATTGACCGCATCGCGAAAACCGGCATGCGCTTTACCGATGCCTATGCGCCGGGCGCGATTTGCTCGCCGAGTCGTTATGCCATTATGACCGGCCGCTATGACTGGCGGACGGGCGAAAAGTGCGGGGTCATTAACTGGGATGCGCCATACCATCTTGAGCCGGGGCGTCCAACCCTTGGAACCCTATTCCAGAACAGCGGCTACCGCACCGGATATTTCGGCAAGTGGCACCTCGGCTTCGGCATGCGCCACACCGTGGATTGGGACAAGCCGCTGATGCCCGGGCCGCTCGAAGCGGGCTTTGATTCCTTTTACGGCCTGCCGGCCAATCACGAAAATGTTCCCTACATTTATGTGGAAGGCCATGCGGTGGTGGATCGCATTCCCGGCGAAAAGGTGCGTCTGGAAGGAACGCATCCGAAGTGGGAAACGCGCGGGGTTTCGCCGTTGCGGGATAAATTTGAATGCGGTCCGCGCGTGGCCGATAAAGCAGTGGAATTCATCGAATCGGTACCGGAAGGCCAACCGTTCTTCCTCTACTATTCATCCGTGGAACCGCACATTCCGATTACACCGTCCGATCCGTTCAAAGGCAGCAGTGAATGCGGGCCGTACGGCGATTTTATCCAGCAGCTCGATCACCATGTCGGCCGGATTCTTTCCGCGCTTGAAGCCAAGGGCGTGATGGACAACACGATTATTCTTTTCACCTCCGACAACGGCGGGCTCTATGTCGGGGAAAGCGGAACGCTGCCCCATGCGGAGGCCGCGCGAAAAGGACACCGGATCAACGGCGAGCTGCGCGGACGCAAACATGTCATCTATGAAGGCGGTGTCCGCGTTCCACTGATCGCCAGCTGGGCAGGGAACATTCCGGCCGGAACGGAATCTGCGCAGGTGGTGAGCGGCGTGGATATCATCGCGACGCTCGGCGAAATTATCGGATACCCGTTTGGCCATCGGGAATATATTGAAGACAGTTTCAGTATCGCCCCGGTGCTGCTCGGCAATCAGCCGATCGATGAACCGGTCCGTCCGCCGGTCGTCTCCACGTCGGCGATCGGCACCTTTATGATCCGTGATGGCGAGTATAAGGTGATCGAAGAGCGCGCGCTCATTCCCCAGCTGATGGAGCACGTGAAAAGGCACTATGATGGATGGGGCGGGGAAAACAGCAAACAGGTCTATAAGCTCTCGAAGGATATCACCGAAGAGCAGAACATTTTTGTGGAACGCCAGGATGTCTACGACCGCCTGACGGCCTACCTCAACCGCCTGCGCCGCGACGGCAGCAGCAAAGGCTTCGATCCCGCCGATTATCCGAAGTAG
- a CDS encoding TolB-like translocation protein, with amino-acid sequence MTIETLRSLLAERDSYSMLEIVDVHTGERTVLKEFDHVIEAPNWTRDGKTLVYNSRGKMFTYELATSEVREIDTGFAMDCNNDHVLSPDNRQLAISHFTNEDAVSRIYTLPLAGGMPTLVTERGPSYLHGWSPDGERIAYCAERDGQYDIYTIPVNGGAETQLTDEPGLDDGAEYSPDGKHVWFNSTRTGLMQIWRMAVDGSKQTHMVREEANCWFPHVSPDGQWVAYIAYGKDDVEAGDHPPNKQVEIRLVPAGGGASKTIVKLFGGQGTMNVNSWAPDSRRLAFVSYRLK; translated from the coding sequence ATGACTATCGAAACCCTGCGCAGTTTGCTCGCCGAGCGGGACTCGTACAGCATGCTCGAAATCGTGGATGTCCATACGGGCGAACGCACGGTGCTTAAGGAATTCGATCACGTCATCGAGGCGCCCAACTGGACGCGGGACGGTAAAACCCTAGTCTACAACAGCCGGGGAAAAATGTTCACCTACGAACTGGCAACCAGCGAGGTGAGGGAGATCGATACCGGCTTTGCGATGGACTGCAATAACGACCACGTGCTGTCGCCGGATAACCGTCAGCTTGCCATCAGTCATTTCACGAATGAAGATGCCGTATCGCGCATTTACACGCTGCCGTTGGCGGGCGGTATGCCGACCCTTGTCACCGAAAGGGGACCCAGTTACCTGCATGGCTGGTCTCCCGATGGGGAGCGAATCGCCTACTGTGCCGAAAGGGATGGGCAATACGATATTTACACGATCCCGGTCAACGGCGGCGCGGAAACGCAGCTCACCGATGAACCCGGTCTGGATGATGGTGCCGAATATTCACCGGACGGAAAGCATGTCTGGTTTAACTCCACGCGCACCGGTCTGATGCAGATCTGGCGCATGGCTGTAGATGGTTCGAAGCAAACCCATATGGTCCGGGAGGAAGCCAACTGCTGGTTTCCGCACGTCTCACCGGATGGGCAGTGGGTCGCCTACATCGCTTACGGTAAGGATGATGTCGAAGCGGGTGATCATCCACCGAATAAACAGGTTGAAATTCGCCTTGTCCCGGCCGGGGGAGGCGCGTCTAAAACCATCGTAAAACTCTTTGGAGGGCAGGGCACGATGAATGTCAATTCATGGGCACCCGACAGCCGCAGGCTGGCGTTTGTCTCGTATCGACTCAAATGA
- a CDS encoding sulfatase family protein yields MMQRRSLLKTTAASSGALMVPSMLRAATGLKKRPNILFIMSDQQHDRMMSCADNKWLNTPHLDGLAAEGVRFASAYAANPVCVPSRMSMATGMMPGRFGGGDNKTASKAKLAPHIDENSMGKIMKRAGYDTFYGGKVHMCGQLRPDSDHGAGYGTYFKDQRDLLPGACLEFITQEREKPFFAVASFINPHDICFAHKAHATGKSPVKNLYDEAMAMPLDELPPLPDNYGIQVGEPSGIQAKLSTTAVTPSMTMRTEYVEKAWRINRYIYHRLTERVDGEIGKILDGLKQAGLEENTLIIFTSDHGNMDASHRLASKSFPYEESVGVPFIMKYKGGIPAGQVDGEHLVSTGLDILPTICDYAGVEIPEHLIGKSLRPVAEGKAVTDWREYVVSEDAKWRMLRTENYKYTTFSDPASKESLVDLKKDPGEMRNLVDHPEYKEILRGHRKLLAEWCETTGDTEAFKFARNDDGSSDYTPPPEAEAPGEKAGNRKKKAKKGKA; encoded by the coding sequence ATGATGCAACGTAGATCATTATTAAAAACAACTGCGGCCAGCAGTGGGGCCCTGATGGTGCCGTCGATGCTGCGGGCAGCAACAGGTTTGAAAAAGAGGCCGAATATACTTTTTATCATGAGTGACCAGCAGCATGACCGCATGATGAGTTGTGCGGACAACAAGTGGTTGAACACGCCGCATCTGGATGGCTTGGCGGCGGAAGGCGTTCGCTTTGCGAGCGCCTACGCTGCAAATCCGGTGTGCGTGCCGAGCCGGATGAGCATGGCAACCGGTATGATGCCCGGCCGCTTTGGCGGGGGAGATAATAAAACGGCATCAAAAGCAAAACTTGCCCCGCACATTGATGAGAACTCAATGGGGAAAATCATGAAGCGCGCCGGTTATGACACCTTCTATGGCGGAAAGGTGCATATGTGCGGGCAACTGAGGCCTGACAGTGATCATGGCGCAGGATATGGCACCTATTTCAAAGACCAGCGGGACCTGTTGCCGGGAGCCTGCCTTGAATTCATCACGCAGGAGCGGGAGAAGCCCTTCTTCGCGGTGGCGTCATTTATCAACCCGCACGATATCTGTTTCGCCCACAAGGCGCATGCAACGGGTAAATCTCCCGTGAAGAACCTTTACGATGAGGCGATGGCGATGCCGCTGGATGAACTGCCGCCGCTTCCCGACAACTACGGCATACAGGTCGGGGAGCCTTCCGGGATTCAGGCAAAACTGAGCACCACGGCGGTAACGCCGTCGATGACGATGCGCACCGAGTATGTCGAGAAAGCATGGCGGATTAATCGCTACATCTACCACCGGCTCACCGAACGGGTGGATGGTGAAATCGGTAAGATTCTGGACGGATTGAAACAGGCCGGTCTGGAAGAGAACACGCTGATAATTTTCACCAGTGACCACGGTAATATGGATGCAAGCCATCGACTGGCCAGTAAATCCTTTCCTTATGAGGAGTCGGTTGGCGTTCCGTTTATCATGAAATACAAAGGGGGCATTCCTGCCGGTCAGGTCGACGGGGAACACCTCGTTTCCACTGGACTCGATATCCTGCCGACGATCTGCGACTATGCCGGTGTCGAAATACCCGAACACCTTATCGGTAAAAGCCTGCGCCCGGTTGCTGAAGGTAAAGCCGTCACCGACTGGCGCGAGTATGTCGTGTCGGAAGATGCCAAGTGGCGGATGCTCCGGACGGAGAACTACAAGTATACCACCTTCTCTGATCCCGCCAGTAAAGAGTCTTTGGTCGATCTGAAGAAGGATCCCGGCGAAATGCGAAACCTGGTTGATCACCCCGAATACAAGGAAATCCTGCGGGGTCATCGGAAACTGCTTGCGGAGTGGTGCGAGACAACCGGCGACACGGAGGCATTTAAGTTTGCGCGCAACGACGATGGAAGCAGCGATTACACGCCGCCGCCCGAGGCGGAGGCTCCCGGGGAAAAAGCGGGCAACCGGAAGAAGAAAGCGAAGAAGGGGAAAGCCTGA
- a CDS encoding alpha-L-rhamnosidase-related protein translates to MIDKRWIGAAFAGSVLMVSGADSWQASWIGVDGTGIEITPNPEAVKEGVPDKKRKKKMPKPSGYWTCFRKGIKLDKAPDHAVAKIAVDSKYWLWINGEQVVFEGQLKRGPNPKDTYYDTVDLSAHLKKGDNTIALLVWYFGKSGFSHNDSGKAGLIFDASIDDKPLLSDASWKTIIHPAYGFTGAPHPNIRLPESNIRFDAQKDMLDWQMPGFDDSQWLAATEYGTVPCDPWNNLILRPIPLWKDFGLKDYVNVDELPSVSTGEPIIAKLPYNAQITPYLKVEGPAGQLIDLRMDNYRGGGPPNVRAEYVTRAGVQEYESLGWMNGHEMHYTIPAGFKILALKYRETGYDTEFTGTFECDDEFFNRYRQKALRTLYVTMRDTYFDCPDRERAQWWGDAVNELGEAFYVLDPRSSDLAQKGILELMNWQKDDGTIFSPVPGNYTRELPMQMLNSVGYFGFWTYYLYSGDLETIRTVYPGVKRYLEVWQIGDDGLVIPRKGGWTWGDWGKDKDMTILYNGWFYLALKGQKLMAEAVGETADIPVITARMKSIEANFNKTFWTGKEYRSPGYKGSTDDRAHALAVISGLAQPEQYPAILEVFRTEEHCSPYMEKYVGEALYQMRFEEDAIARAKKRYNYMTAHEYTTLFEGWEIGRKGFGGGTINHAWSGGMLTLLSQYGAGVAPVTPGYETYQVLPQMGSLQFIKTIVPSVKGDIKLELHNQTDAFSINLVSPEHTEAMVGLPKPSGGSVKHITANGETVWEDGQATQLPNGLRFVEETEHYIKFSARPGDWKFSTFY, encoded by the coding sequence ATGATTGATAAACGATGGATCGGGGCCGCTTTTGCGGGATCTGTTTTAATGGTGTCTGGCGCGGATTCGTGGCAGGCGTCGTGGATCGGGGTTGACGGAACGGGGATTGAAATAACACCGAATCCTGAAGCGGTGAAAGAAGGAGTCCCTGACAAAAAACGTAAAAAGAAGATGCCGAAACCTTCAGGTTACTGGACGTGCTTCAGAAAAGGTATAAAGCTCGACAAGGCTCCGGATCATGCGGTTGCAAAGATCGCTGTCGATTCCAAGTACTGGCTCTGGATCAACGGCGAGCAGGTCGTCTTTGAGGGACAGCTCAAACGCGGGCCAAACCCGAAGGATACCTATTATGATACCGTCGATTTGTCCGCCCACCTGAAAAAGGGCGACAACACGATCGCGCTGCTCGTCTGGTATTTCGGGAAAAGCGGGTTCAGCCATAATGACAGTGGCAAGGCCGGCCTGATTTTTGATGCAAGCATCGACGATAAACCGCTGTTGAGTGATGCGAGCTGGAAGACGATCATTCACCCGGCTTATGGTTTCACCGGGGCGCCTCACCCGAACATTCGTTTGCCCGAATCCAACATCCGCTTTGATGCTCAAAAAGATATGTTGGATTGGCAGATGCCCGGCTTTGATGATTCCCAATGGCTGGCGGCGACTGAGTATGGAACGGTGCCGTGTGACCCTTGGAATAACCTGATACTCCGTCCGATTCCGTTGTGGAAAGATTTCGGATTGAAAGATTATGTGAATGTCGACGAGCTGCCGTCGGTTTCCACGGGCGAACCCATAATCGCCAAGCTTCCGTACAACGCGCAGATTACACCGTATTTGAAAGTGGAAGGCCCGGCGGGGCAGCTTATCGATCTGCGGATGGACAACTATCGCGGGGGCGGTCCGCCCAATGTCCGGGCGGAATATGTGACCCGCGCAGGTGTGCAGGAATACGAAAGCCTCGGCTGGATGAACGGGCATGAAATGCACTATACGATTCCCGCCGGCTTCAAAATCCTGGCCCTGAAGTATCGTGAAACCGGATACGATACGGAATTTACCGGTACGTTTGAGTGCGACGATGAATTTTTCAACCGCTACCGTCAGAAAGCCCTGCGCACGCTTTATGTTACGATGCGGGATACCTATTTTGATTGCCCGGACCGCGAGCGTGCTCAGTGGTGGGGCGATGCGGTGAACGAACTCGGCGAGGCATTCTATGTGCTGGATCCACGCAGCAGTGACCTCGCCCAAAAGGGCATTCTCGAACTGATGAATTGGCAGAAAGATGACGGTACGATTTTTTCACCGGTACCCGGGAACTATACACGGGAACTACCGATGCAGATGCTCAACTCCGTCGGTTATTTCGGCTTCTGGACCTATTACCTCTATTCGGGCGACCTCGAAACCATCCGCACGGTTTATCCGGGCGTGAAACGTTATCTGGAAGTCTGGCAGATCGGAGACGACGGACTTGTTATCCCGCGCAAAGGCGGCTGGACCTGGGGCGACTGGGGCAAGGACAAGGATATGACGATCCTTTATAACGGCTGGTTTTATCTGGCGCTCAAGGGGCAGAAGCTGATGGCGGAAGCCGTGGGTGAAACGGCCGATATTCCGGTCATCACGGCCCGAATGAAAAGCATAGAAGCGAACTTCAACAAAACCTTCTGGACCGGAAAAGAGTACCGCTCGCCCGGCTACAAAGGGTCGACCGATGACCGTGCTCACGCGCTGGCGGTCATCTCCGGTCTCGCCCAGCCGGAGCAGTATCCCGCGATTCTTGAAGTCTTTCGCACGGAGGAACACTGCAGTCCCTATATGGAAAAGTATGTCGGCGAGGCGCTCTATCAAATGCGTTTTGAAGAGGACGCCATTGCTCGCGCCAAGAAACGCTACAACTATATGACCGCGCACGAATACACGACGCTCTTTGAAGGGTGGGAAATCGGCCGGAAGGGCTTCGGCGGCGGAACCATCAATCACGCCTGGAGCGGCGGAATGCTGACGTTGTTATCTCAGTATGGCGCGGGCGTCGCGCCGGTAACGCCGGGATATGAAACGTATCAGGTCCTGCCGCAAATGGGGTCGCTTCAGTTTATTAAAACCATCGTTCCGTCGGTAAAAGGTGACATTAAACTGGAACTCCATAATCAGACGGACGCGTTCTCCATAAACCTGGTTTCACCGGAACACACCGAGGCGATGGTCGGGCTGCCCAAACCATCGGGGGGCTCCGTCAAGCACATCACCGCAAATGGAGAAACCGTTTGGGAGGACGGACAAGCGACGCAATTACCCAATGGGCTGCGTTTTGTGGAGGAGACGGAACACTACATCAAGTTCAGTGCCCGGCCCGGTGACTGGAAATTCAGTACCTTTTATTAA
- a CDS encoding sulfatase, whose amino-acid sequence MMKNVFNWIVSGLVVASVVSAAEQKPNIVFILADDLGINDVAAFAGHFTGKRTGELFYETPHLDQLVSKGIAFSQAYANPLCSPTRASILTGKNAARSGFTTATPNTPTYYHKKMTVPAGYSPHDAIDHKDPIKHQQAWLNGKSNTGLAPSPFNLPNVLDSHHSVFIGKWHVGGHNVEDLQPAAHGFDEVPWCKDAGAHAYYAKGKKGKKKQADRYEGEYLTDHLTDLAVDFIDNYGAEQKKGVAQKPFFLYFCHFAVHTPLQAPEETKQLFADKPQKGTLGHENVTYAAMIKHLDDSVGRIMETLQAQGLDQNTLIVFASDNGGAEYTKSTDNAPFKGGKATMYEGGVRVPMVYYLPGKYEGGVWCDSVVSMYDHLPTLASITGNKIPADLDGKDLTGILANPKADGGDRTIVWHYPYNVKVMHPDNGLPLTPHTAMRKGDYKLIWDWHGKLELYNIVEDPYEKKDLAKQLPEVTEALFATMQGWLKENVKPHYLPQLNPDYDAAQDQRPYPFRDLRVKGFTEMKND is encoded by the coding sequence ATGATGAAAAATGTGTTTAACTGGATAGTGAGTGGATTGGTTGTTGCTTCCGTTGTTTCGGCTGCAGAGCAGAAACCCAATATTGTTTTTATCCTGGCCGATGATCTCGGGATTAATGATGTGGCGGCCTTTGCCGGCCATTTCACCGGAAAGAGAACCGGCGAGCTGTTTTATGAAACCCCGCATCTCGATCAGTTGGTCAGCAAAGGGATTGCTTTTTCGCAGGCGTATGCCAACCCGCTCTGTTCCCCGACCCGGGCCTCCATTTTGACGGGTAAAAACGCGGCCCGTTCAGGATTCACAACGGCAACCCCGAACACGCCGACCTATTATCATAAAAAGATGACCGTGCCGGCGGGGTACAGTCCGCATGATGCGATTGATCACAAAGATCCCATTAAACACCAACAGGCCTGGCTGAACGGAAAATCCAATACCGGGTTGGCTCCGTCGCCGTTCAATCTGCCGAACGTGCTGGACAGCCACCATTCGGTCTTTATCGGAAAATGGCATGTGGGAGGGCATAATGTCGAAGACCTGCAGCCGGCCGCCCACGGTTTTGATGAAGTGCCCTGGTGCAAAGATGCGGGAGCACATGCCTATTACGCCAAAGGAAAAAAGGGAAAGAAAAAACAAGCTGACCGGTATGAGGGGGAATACCTCACCGATCACCTGACCGATCTTGCGGTCGATTTCATTGATAACTACGGTGCTGAACAGAAGAAGGGCGTTGCTCAAAAACCGTTCTTTCTCTACTTCTGTCACTTTGCGGTGCACACCCCGCTGCAGGCGCCCGAAGAAACCAAACAGCTTTTTGCCGACAAGCCGCAAAAAGGAACGCTGGGTCATGAAAATGTGACGTATGCGGCGATGATTAAACACCTCGACGACTCGGTCGGGCGCATCATGGAGACACTTCAAGCGCAGGGGCTGGATCAGAACACGCTGATCGTTTTTGCATCGGATAACGGCGGTGCGGAATATACGAAGTCGACGGACAATGCGCCATTCAAGGGCGGCAAAGCCACCATGTACGAGGGCGGCGTCCGCGTGCCGATGGTCTACTATCTGCCGGGAAAATATGAAGGGGGCGTCTGGTGCGATTCCGTGGTTTCGATGTACGACCACCTGCCGACACTTGCGTCCATCACGGGAAACAAAATCCCCGCCGATCTCGACGGTAAGGATTTGACCGGAATCCTGGCAAACCCCAAAGCGGACGGTGGCGACCGAACGATCGTCTGGCACTATCCGTACAATGTGAAAGTGATGCACCCCGATAATGGGCTTCCGCTAACACCCCACACCGCGATGCGCAAAGGGGATTATAAGCTGATCTGGGACTGGCACGGCAAGCTGGAGCTCTACAACATTGTTGAAGATCCATACGAGAAAAAGGATCTCGCGAAGCAACTGCCTGAAGTGACGGAGGCGCTGTTTGCAACGATGCAGGGCTGGCTGAAGGAAAATGTAAAGCCGCACTATCTGCCGCAGCTGAACCCTGATTACGATGCAGCGCAGGACCAACGTCCCTATCCGTTTCGCGACCTGCGAGTCAAAGGGTTTACGGAGATGAAGAATGATTGA